A segment of the Necator americanus strain Aroian chromosome IV, whole genome shotgun sequence genome:
TACCGCACCGCGTCGAACTCgaccgcttatgcaactgcaccaggtttcaggttgttttgaaCTGATTGTAGTTGCAGTCACTTGTATCAAGCAACTTTCAGGTTGCAGCTCCATCCTGAGCAAGCTTTCTTCTTGCTGGTCAATGAAAAATCTGTAGTTTCCAACTCTATGACAATGTCTCAACTTTATCAAACGGACAGGGATCAAGACGGATTTCTATATGTTGTCTACACCAGTCAACCGGCTTTCGGATCCTCCATAACCCTGTCTCAGCGTTTCATTACTATTCGTGGCCATTCATCTTGAAAGTTGCCTTTCACGACTTGTAATGTTTCTTTTGCTATGTTTTGACATCCGTCCAAAGACGGCCTTTTGAAGTGCTGTTGTTTCCTATGTATCTAGTTGTACATATGCTACGTCGTCCCGTGAGCATTAACACAGAATTAAGCTGTACATAGTGGATTTCTCTTTCCTCAGCATTGTTTTGAACAcgtttcttctcattttcgaAATAGATTGGATATGTCTATGTTGTTTTCGCGTTTTATGCTTGAGTACAATGCATTTttacacaaaattttttttcgtgaaagtTTCATGATTCGCGCTTTGTAGCTTTCCAGAAAATACATATGTAGAAGAACCATTGTTGTGTCTAGTTCAAGGTAACCTTGCTACTTAAAGGCATTTGCGGCTTGTTTCAGTATCAGATTCTATAGTCTGATCGAAACGCCCTGAAGCTCGGCGCAGCTGGGCAAGCGACGCGGTTGGGATCGATGCGGTAGCATCACTAGTTTCACTCGTGAATTGGTGCTAGTGAGGGTTCCCCGCTATCCAAACTAGTATGTAATTAGCAGTAAACTATAATTAGCTCCTACTGAGAAGGCTACTGCGGTTCTGTCATGGTGACTTTCCAATCGCTGGTCTATGAATACCACAATTTCAAGGATGGGAATTCCCATACAGCGACAACAACGCTTGGAGTGTTGGTATGAACTGTCAAGTCGCGTAATTGTAGGAATATatgttaaagaaaagaaatgacaaTCATTCACTTGCAATCAGCTTGGATCGAATTATCGTCACCGCCAGAATCCAAGCCAGAGAGACCAGATATTGTTCACCTGAATCACATTGCCGAGATGTATTGTATGTATTGACTGCCTCCTGCATCTATGTGTGTTCAACTACTATTTCCTGCTTGGGTACGAAAATCCGGTTTTAAACACGAACACAAACAAGTCAGTACAATTGTGTTCTAAAATAGTTGAGGTGTTGTAAAGGTGTTCTACAAAGGTGTGTTTGTGACAAATATTGGTAATCAATTGCACTAGAACGGGTTAAACAGTGATAAATCGATTCATTCGCTTATAAAACACAATTGACAACAACTGTACAAATTACCTCAAACAAAATGAGATGTTCTGTAGATTACAGCGTCTGcagagaaattaaagaaacaacaacGATGGACGCAACATGTTCAGAATTATCTGCTCTAATCTAAGAAATATCTCAGGCTTTGAATAGCTTAGTGTACATGCTTTCATCACCTATGCAATAATGAAAAGAACGATATGCGAGGAACAAAAATAACCTGAATTTAATAGAGAGAGGaacaaatttgagaaaaaaaatcgtgaatgCAACTGAGGGATTTCCACATTGTGACATCTCAAACGGCAAAACTACATTTACTCAAGAAATGAGGTCATTACCTTTTCTTTCCGCTCTCGATTCGTACAGAAGATCAATCATTTTAACGCAACCTCTGCTTATAGTCGGCGTAGCGCTTACAATCTTTGCAAATAACTTTGTTCGAAACGCGGAATGCAAAAAACTGAGCAAGCAAAACAAATCTGACATCTTCTTAAATTTCATTAGCATGCCTCCTGTTTACTGTAAATATACAGGATACTTGCAATAGGAACTGAACCTTTTGTCCCTTTCAGAACGGATGAAAGCAGCAGAACATGCATACATATGACATGTGATCAAAAATGTTTCTAAACGAACCTGACACCGAAAATATCAAACCAGAAATACCACACACATACGTAACAGAAAACAATAGGATCATAATGGTATTTAGTAGAAGTAAAGTTAAAAAGTTAAAAGCATATCTCACTTTCTTCATGCGCAAATTTTACTTGGGATTTAGTTATCCTCAATGCTTTGAACAATGCTGCATCAAAAACATCTCTGGCTGTGGTAGTTAGTAATACCCGCCAcatagaaaacaaacaatttaaGAGTAGAtcgtttttttatatttcaaaacATGTGTAGTGTCTTCAACCAAATCCAGTATCAGTATCTAAGTGATCAAATCCTCCCCTtagaatataattttttactttatagAGTTCATTTTGATGCAGCTGAGCTCTTGTAGCTATGGCGAAAATAGCGAAAATAGTGCAATGACCTTTTTTCTTAAGTAACTGTATCGTTACTCTTCAAGATGTCGGTCCCTTTTCACCTCCGCAATAAAATTGAAGATAACATGTGAATTTCAACTACCAGGCTGAAAACATGTGGATTATGAAAGATCTGCAGTATTGAATACCGTAAAATGACCATCAGTCAACAATAAAGTCGCTATAAAACTCTGAAAGCACAAGCGAAGAATTACCTCTATTCTTCAGTTTGAGCGAATGGGTTGTCTATTTGTTCCATACCATCAGAAGGAGCAATAACTGTTATTGCAGTGCCGCGAGCAACAATCAGGCCCAGTGGTCTAGACAAAGATCTTCCATGAGCAAACAATGTTTTTCAAGttcttcagttcttttcttctttacctTTTTGATAAATCAACATGAGGAGGAGAAGTGCTATAACATACTATGAGATAAAAGACCTAGCCggtttgtatttttgtatagCTCAAAACATCTAACATGGAAATACTTTTTGGAGTAAGATGAGTCCGACTATCAAACGGAGAATAACGGCGCGATACACTGAGGAGTGGGATAAAAGTAGTGAAAATTTTAGATAAGTGAAATGAATTGGAGATCTTATTATTGAAGTGTCGTGagcagaaaatagaaagagcaCCATCTCAAGGTCAACACACTTGCTTCTTAGATGCAATACATCGTCGATTAGACGGACAGACGCCTTCACGTTTCAGCAAATGGGTTgtaaaatttcccaaaaatttcttAAGCTGATTAAAACACACTTAAATTAAAACACAGATTCTAAAACAATACTTCcatcataattttcaaaaaaaaaaaataacacacaCAAAGCACATTTCTAACATCTGCTTGTTTAGCAAtgttatctttttttgttcacaaacCCATTCGCGAGTTGagctaaaattgaaaagacTGACTTAAACGCTTTAAAAAATGGGACTTTGAAGAGTTAGGACCTGGTCCGTTCAGCAATACtgcgtttaaaaaaagcatgaaTGCTTCAAGCCATGACTATCCCTATTCTTGATAACTCGATTGTTCACGATCGAGGTTAGAGGAACAACAGATGGGTGAtgacgaaattttgaaaatatgacTTCTGGCACAGGGGACATTAATTTCAAGGATACATTAGTGACAACTAACCTGGTGTCATCCCCGACTGTGCCTGGATTTTCAGGATCGCGAAGATATTCATTACAGTTATCGAGTACAAGGTTGAGCAAGGCATCATACCCTTTCAAAATGCCAGTcgctgaaacgaaaaaaaaaactttcttggAAAATGTGACTCTAAGTTCCGAGAATTTTCTTAGTTggtttctcagaaaaatttgAGTCGTTGTTTATTGCTGATTATGACACTCCTGACAAATATACTTATATAGCGATACTATTCTtcacaaattaaaaattttcatctgaaagaaaaaaagacaaagaagaaCCTTCTCGCCCTCCTTGGAACTTGACACGAATCTTCTTGTCGATAAACCGGGAAAGATCAACTATtgattccttcttcttccttgttCCTTCGTCCTTAATCTGAAAACATCTAATTAGTCACAGCAAAGCTCAAGATCAAATGACTAACCTGATGTGCAATGCTTGACATGGCTAGATCTCCTACAATTTCGCTGAAAAGACAGTGCAAATAACTAAGCTGCCGTCGTTTTCACTTCACCAAGGCgcgaaagaatagaataagatACAGCAGCAATGCTGAGTTAATTGAAAAATCTTATTCTGTGCTAGAATGATTGTTGGTTGAGCAGAATTGCGATCTTTCTCAATTGACGTCAAGACTTTTTGGCATACATTCGCCTTTTGCGACGGCTTCACACGTCATATTGTAGCAGATGCATATCGATTCCTCACATGAATCTAGATTGTTTGTTCCTTTGGTGGGGCAGGTGTTGTCACGGATGCGGGTGCTGCTATCGCATCCGACAATCGATAAGACAGTAATCGATAGGTCGACGCGTTGATGGCAGCGAAAAAGTCTTATTTCTAAGCGTAGAATATCTATGACTAAGAAGTAATCCTAGTCATCCACAAATACATGAAAAGAAAGGCGGAAACACATttcaaaaagggaaaatatttcagatgAGCTTGTCATCGCGATCTCTTTGATAGGGAGGTTGCGGCCGGTCGTGATTGTCATCAACTGCACAACTGCATGTCCCTGATTCGGCAAATGCACAACACTTCATAAATAGCTGACTCGACTGTAAATGTGAACTACACCGAGCCGTAaagcgttaaaggcatcgccccatgAATcaggggtggtgcaggtttcaggcgggttacCCCTATACTGgccttcctctccatagtctactggtggtagactatggagagaaggcgaagaagagaagagacgacttgattccgtccatttcttcctaattgctgttaAAAagaacggcgcggaagatgcggcgcgtgcacaaggctggcgagctccaatcgaacttgttgtagaaaattgcGCCTCGGAATGCGCGAAGCCgcatctcccgggccgttttttacgacgattaggaagaaatgagcgggatatCTCGATATCAtctttctgcaatctacgattccgtatagtctttgaccatcagaaatccatatcacgtcagattcatggggtgatttCTTTATGTGGGACACTATAGCGGGATCAAAATGGTCTGACTTGAGGTGCAACACAGCGTGAAGAATTGTATTTGACGTCTTCGATTTGGACTTCTTCTTTGGATTTTCTCGCAACCACTCCACCTCTCTCTGAAAGCCAAACACTAGCTAAGCCATATGGCTTACACCATAAGTACAGGCCCCAAGGGCACTCAGTGGATCACTTATTCGTGGACGctctatctttttcttttatctttagTTCTTTATTAACTTTGGCTTATATAAATCATAGACCCTCAAGAACTAATGCTCaagtcttagggccccgactgatttagtcgTTTACTTCCAGAGATAAAGGCGCCAACGGGCGTTCCCCTCCTCCCCCTACTACATTTTCCCTCACTCATCTTCCCCCTGTGTCCCGCAATAAAACCGACATGCTCCTTGTTCCAGAAATCTGCACGAAATCGATGAAACACTGAAAGATAAGCGAACGTGTATGCTCATATCAAAACAATAATTCCTAGGCACTTAAATTCCTAGTGATCTTTCCGCAGAACATTTTCTTCCGAGGTCTTTACGGAAAATCCAAATAAGAATGACCACCTATAAACCTAGCCTCTGCGTGAGAGTGCTGGGGACGATTGGGGCACCTGTATTTGCAAAGCAAGCTACAGCTAGCAATAAAATTACTCATCAGATAAAAAATATCAGATAACGCCgagaacaaacaaaacacaagGAGAGACGTCCATTTTATTTGTCATGGGAATATTGAAATCTGTTTCTAGAAATGGTGCAATTACAGATGTCACATACAAATATTCGACAGTAGAACAGAAGTTTGTCGAATTGCCACGGATGGCGTTTTGTCTCGTGATGTGGTGAAGCTGTTGTTGATCGATTCTTATTTATCCCACTTATTTATAACTACCGAAATAGTAGCATGCATTTCGGTGCTTCACAATCTATTCATCTCAAACTATGGGAATATTTGGGGTTTTTATCCGGAAACAGATCCTTCGACTTGTAATTATCACATTGTTTCTTTTGCTTCAATTTCctctttactttcttttaGATGAAGTTGTGCGGTGATTGTTGGTGGTGACATTCTTCTGTTTGTACtgaaattatggaaaatttcGACAAATTCTACCGTTATTTCGAGCGACCTCCGTTTGCCCCAGTTTATTATCCAACTCCTGAAGAATTTCTTGATCCTATTGCATATGTGGCAAAAATTCGTCCAGAAGCGGAAGAATACGGTGTGGTCAAGATTATTCCTCCTGAGGTATGTTCTGATTCAGCAGCATCATTAAACAATACAAAGAAATTAAACAATACAGATTTTTATTGTCGACTTTCTACACCTTGATTTTCAGAACTTCAAACCACCGTTCGCCATTAATAATGAAACCTTCGAGTTCACTCCCCGTATTCAAAAACTTAACGAGGTCGAAGCACTTGTGAGAGAGAGATTGGTGAGACAATTATTGTTTCTTATATAGATGAACAGTGTTTATGGCCATATCTTAGGTGTTTATGGACAAGCTGACGACCTACTGGAACTTGCAAGGTTTTGAGTTCAAACCGTTGGTTGTGGACGGCAAAACTATCGATCTTTTCAGGTTGTATAAGGTTCGTTCGGTTTGTGTTTCAACAAGTTCCATTCCAccctattgttttttttttgaataacgtCCTTACTGTGTAGTAATTTCTCTTCTCTAAATTTCTAAGATAGGACTTcgcgtacatacatacatacatacatacatacacgttTACGAGTCatcctgtttctttttctcccgCTGAAACTTTACCTAGGAAGTTACTAAACACATTGACTGTCACGTGTATCGATCTCAACGCATGCGCTAACTCTCGCTCCCCACTTTTGTCTCATAATTAGTTTCCAAGAAAGTAGTTAGTCAAGTAATTCCTGGGTAAGAAAGAACAAATCGGTGCAAATATCGGTGGAAATAATGTGTCGGAATAACATTTACCATGTTAAATGGAGTTGCATTAGTATGAGACGATTATTAACCTCATTATTAATATAGTGCACAGTGTACACAAATTACAGAAGCTAAAGAATTACACTCATATGTTCTCTAAATGTAGGTCCGAGAGCTAACAAATTTACTTCAATCCAAGGTAGGGTAGACATCCTCTATTTGTTGTTAGAGAAATTCCTACACAATTCTAAACCTCGTCCTTTAGAATCTTCTGATAGATTATAGATTCTGGTTTTTCGGAGATTTCTGCAGAGATAAGTATTAGAGATGATATTCTTTATGAGTTTGAATTAACAATTGGGATATCTAGCCACTTCGAAATTATAAGTGTTAATTTTATGGCCCAGTTTCGTCATCTATGAATCTATGAGTATCATCTATGAATTTTTAAGTGAAATCATATCAATAGGTTCTCGTAAGTTGTGACctaatacatttatttatcaaGAAGTCACTAAAGATCAGGTTAGGATAACCATGTTGAGGATTTAGCTGAATATAGTTAACctaaatttagcatttttttcggTTAACATTTTGAATCACATTATACATTGTCGGAGCCTTATAGAAAGACTAAATGAAATCCAATAATGTTTTCAATGTCTCGACAAAATCAAGCAATCTATGTAATTAACCACTATTATTCTTTTGAGCCACCTCATTCTCAGCCccaattaaatttaattctctgcaaataaaaacaaagctcCTTGCAACTTTATCGATTAAAACAGTGACGAAGTCTTCCTCCGGCTCTTTTAGTGTTGCGAAATTGTAGCTTCATTCATCGATTTTCCGTCGataacataatttttttttaccttggTCCAACTCCATTTAGTATCTAGCAGGTAAGATCAAAATCCGAAGTACAAATATATCGGATATTAATGTCTACAAATTTGTTTACTATATTTACTACATGTACAAGTCGAACATTTgatgtttatattatttttattagttattatctacatgttgttatatttttataatattattacttatttaatatttttattttatttctcataaTCTAAGGGGCATTGGTGTATTAACAAAAACTTTTAGTTAGAGCAGTATGTTGCATAATTTCATAACACTACTTTATTCGATGTTATCAAGGTCACAGGTGCTTGAAAGGTTAATGGTACCCCTACATTTTTCGCTACTGCACAATACCTGTTCCCTTCACCATTACGTCTCGAAATGTAATACTTATGAACTTACGGATAAAAGAACGAAGTGTATGGCGTGCTTTAATCCGTTTGGAATGCGTCAATgctttcgacttcaattcaagtCGTTCAGTTCAGTTCAGTTTCAGTTATAAAGTCGTTTGAGATTAATGGATGCGTATCGCGAATTCGATACTTGCTATTGTAGCATTTGTAGCTGTGAGGAACTTGTACACAGTAGTTGTTCCCTtatacatttctttttactcGGCTCGCAGGAGTATTGTTTTTAAATCATGACACATATCAAATTTGTGGAACGATGAACGAATTATCTCCGTATTTccgtaaatatttttttagtccGACATTCCCAAACATTTGGGCGCTGACAAATTAAATAG
Coding sequences within it:
- a CDS encoding hypothetical protein (NECATOR_CHRIV.G13626.T2) is translated as MSSIAHQIKDEGTRKKKESIVDLSRFIDKKIRVKFQGGREATGILKGYDALLNLVLDNCNEYLRDPENPGTVGDDTRPLGLIVARGTAITNRAW
- a CDS encoding hypothetical protein (NECATOR_CHRIV.G13626.T1) codes for the protein MSSIAHQIKDEGTRKKKESIVDLSRFIDKKIRVKFQGGREATGILKGYDALLNLVLDNCNEYLRDPENPGTVGDDTRPLGLIVARGTAITVIAPSDGMEQIDNPFAQTEE